A segment of the Synechococcus sp. MEDNS5 genome:
GACGAGGCGGGGGTCACCGACCGCACAACCCTGCAGACCGTGGGTCCGCGCGATGTGGTGAAAGTGGGCCAGCACTTCTCTGTGGAGTTCATCCGCAACACCCACTCCATGGCCGACAGCTTCACGCTGGCGATCAGCACCCCGGTGGGCACGATCATCTTCACGGGTGACTTCAAGTTCGATCACACCCCTGTGGATGGGGAGCACTTCGACCTGGCGCGCCTGGCCCATCACGGGGATCAGGGGGTGCTCTGTCTGTTCAGCGATTCCACCAACGCCGAGGTGCCCGGTTTCTGCCCTCCGGAACGCTCCGTGTTCGCCAACCTCGATCGCCACATGGCTGATGCCGAGGGTCGGGTGATCGTGACCACCTTCGCCAGTTCGATTCACCGGGTGTCCATGATTCTTGAGCTTGCGCTCAAGAACGGCCGGAAGGTGGGTCTGCTGGGCCGCTCAATGCTGAATGTGATCGCCAAGGCCCGCGAGCTGGGCTACATGCGAGCCCCCGATGAGCTGTTCGTGCCGATCAAGCAGATCAATGATGTGCCCGACCGGGAAACCCTGCTGCTGATGACCGGCAGCCAGGGAGAGCCCCTGGCGGCGCTCAGCCGGATTTCCCGCGGCGATCACCCCCAGGTGAGGGTGAAGAGCTCAGACACGATCATTTTCTCGGCCAGCCCCATTCCTGGAAACACCATCTCGGTGGTGAACACCATCGACCGGCTGATGATGCTGGGCGCCAAGGTGGTGTACGGCAAGGGCGAGGGCATCCACGTGTCCGGCCACGGCTTCCAGGAAGACCAGAAGCTGATGCTGGCGCTCACCCGCCCGAAGTTCTTTGTGCCTGTGCACGGTGAGCACCGCATGCTGGTGCGCCATTCCCGCACTGGTCATTCCATGGGGGTGCCGGAAGACAACACCCTGATCATCGACAACGGCGATGTGGTGGAACTCACGGCCGACTCTCTGCGCAAGGGCGATCCGGTGAAGGCCGGCATCGAGCTCCTCGACCAGTCGCGCAATGGCATCGTTGACGCCCGGGTGCTCAAGGAGCGTCAGCAGCTCGCTGAAGACGGCATCATCACGATCCTGGCGGCGATCAGCACCGATGGGGCGATGGTGGCGCCACCAAGGGTGAATCTGCGCGGTGTGGTCACCACAGCCGATGCCCGCAAGATGTCGCTGTGGACTGAGCGTGAAATCAACTGGGTGCTCGAGAACCGCTGGAAGCAGCTCACCCGTAACACCGGCGGCAAGGCACCCGAGGTTGATTGGATGGGCGTGCAGCGTGAAGTGGAGGTTGGCCTTAGCCGCCGCATGCGCCGTGAACTGCAGGTGGAACCCCTGATTCTCTGCCTGGTGCAGCCGGCTCCGGCTGGCACACCGGTGTACAAGGGCCGGGCTGACGCTGAGCCCGACAACCGTCCGGCACCTCGCGGCCGCGGCGGTCGCCACGGTGGTGGTGGCCATGGTGGCGGTGGCCGCAACGGCGGTGGTGGTGGCGGTGGTGGCCGCTACCGCGATGCAGCCCCCGCTCGGGTGGTCAAGTCCTCTGCCGCTTCCCCGGCACCCGCATCTGCTCCAGCGTCAGCTCCTGCTCCTGCGCCAGCAGCGGCTGCAACCGCCGCCCCAATGGCGTCAGCTGTTGATCAGGAGATGCCCGCTGGCCGCACCCGTCGCCGGCGCTCAGCGGCGGTCTGATCTCAGAGAGTCACGCGCAGACGTCCGGCTTCCAGCTTCTGCAGCAGCC
Coding sequences within it:
- a CDS encoding ribonuclease J, which codes for MTASTATAQQPCLRVIPLGGLHEIGKNTCVFEYGDDLMLVDAGLAFPSDGMHGVNVVLPDTSFLRENQKRIRGMIVTHGHEDHIGGIAHHLKHFNIPVIYGPRLALSMLTGKMDEAGVTDRTTLQTVGPRDVVKVGQHFSVEFIRNTHSMADSFTLAISTPVGTIIFTGDFKFDHTPVDGEHFDLARLAHHGDQGVLCLFSDSTNAEVPGFCPPERSVFANLDRHMADAEGRVIVTTFASSIHRVSMILELALKNGRKVGLLGRSMLNVIAKARELGYMRAPDELFVPIKQINDVPDRETLLLMTGSQGEPLAALSRISRGDHPQVRVKSSDTIIFSASPIPGNTISVVNTIDRLMMLGAKVVYGKGEGIHVSGHGFQEDQKLMLALTRPKFFVPVHGEHRMLVRHSRTGHSMGVPEDNTLIIDNGDVVELTADSLRKGDPVKAGIELLDQSRNGIVDARVLKERQQLAEDGIITILAAISTDGAMVAPPRVNLRGVVTTADARKMSLWTEREINWVLENRWKQLTRNTGGKAPEVDWMGVQREVEVGLSRRMRRELQVEPLILCLVQPAPAGTPVYKGRADAEPDNRPAPRGRGGRHGGGGHGGGGRNGGGGGGGGRYRDAAPARVVKSSAASPAPASAPASAPAPAPAAAATAAPMASAVDQEMPAGRTRRRRSAAV